A window of Juglans regia cultivar Chandler chromosome 7, Walnut 2.0, whole genome shotgun sequence contains these coding sequences:
- the LOC109002465 gene encoding inositol oxygenase 1-like → MSLFLALPIKTENIDKKKELDGHDKIREIVDDDRVDEHERKRCSLSHLFKELVSFLLLQSLVDENDSDLDEPQIEHLLQTAEAIRKDYPNEEDLGKVLLLPSFGELPQWVVVGDTFPVGCSFDESVHHKYFKENPDCSNPAYNTKYGVYVEGCGLNNVMMSLGHDDYMYLVAKENQTTLPSAALFIIRYHSFYALHRSEAYKHLMNEEDVENLKWLQIFNKYDLYSKSKVRINVEKVKPYYLSLIEKQMIMVEENLLKKFQISLQDKHAIKVYSTERDLTELDFMSRISLMKHNNFFNQKSKANPYIEVRPSD, encoded by the exons ATGTCGTTGTTTTTAGCGTTACCAATCAAGACCGAGAATATTGATAAGAAGAAGGAATTAGATGGTCATGATAAGATCAGGGAGATTGTTGATGATGACAGGGTCGACGAGCACGAGAGAAAGCGTTGTTCCCTCAGCCACTTGTTTAAGGAG ttagtttcatttcttttgcttCAATCCC TTGTTGATGAGAATGATTCGGACTTGGACGAGCCCCAAATCGAGCACTTGTTGCAAACGGCTGAAGCAATTAGAAAGGACTATCCCAATGAAGAAG ACCTTGGGAAGGTGCTTCTTCTTCCTAGCTTTGGGGAACTTCCTCAATGGGTTGTTGTAG GTGACACATTCCCAGTTGGTTGTTCTTTTGATGAATCAGTCCATCACAAG TATTTCAAGGAAAATCCAGACTGCAGCAATCCTGCTTACAACACTAAATATGGAGTTTATGTTGAGGGCTGTGGGCTCAACAACGTGATGATGTCATTGGGACACGATGACTACATGTATTTG GTGGCAAAGGAGAATCAAACCACTCTACCTTCTGCAGCTCTTTTTATCATCAGATATCACTCCTTCTACG CATTACATAGATCAGAGGCATACAAGCACTTAATGAATGAGGAGGATGTTGAGAATCTGAAATGGCTCCAGATATTCAA CAAATATGACCTTTATAGCAAGAGCAAGGTTCGGATCAATGTTGAAAAGGTTAAGCCATACTATCTTTCCCTCATTGAAAAG CAAATGATCATGGTGGAAGAAAACTTGCTCAAGAAATTCCAG ATTTCTCTCCAAGACAAGCATGCCATAAAGGTGTACAGTACAGAACGCGACCTCACTGAACTAGATTTCATGAGTAGAATATCTTTGATGAAGCACAACAATTTCTTCAACCAGAAATCCAAAGCAAATCCATATATAGAAGTCAGACCCAGTGACTAG